One window of Hippoglossus stenolepis isolate QCI-W04-F060 chromosome 1, HSTE1.2, whole genome shotgun sequence genomic DNA carries:
- the tcf12 gene encoding transcription factor 12 isoform X5 codes for MYCAYPVPGMGSNSLMYYYNGKSVYAPSPNSEDYNRDSPSYSSPKPSGSMFASTFFDGTHSSSDPWNSPNGISQSGYGGMLAGSSSHMPQSGNFTSLHSHDRLNYPTHSVSPEINSSLPPMSSFHRSNTSTSPFVNAAHSASVNTADGVMAAANRGNATGSSQTGDALGKALASIYSPDHTSSSFPSNPSTPVGSPSPLTATAGAASAGSVVTAAGTPSGRPGNHQWPRGSGQTPSSPNYENSLHSLSRMEDRLDRLDDAILVLRNHAVGSTTSLPSDIHSLLGQAQNGPMAAIGANFPASALVPSRTAAMGGAHADDAASLNNSHGGLPSAGSTSSAELNHQLETFRAGLASALAGQLPAGLELKMEKHDKDDMHDSFSADDKSDDESDRRDMNTPRSGTRTSINEDEGLNPEQKAERERERRMANNARERLRVRDINGAFKELGRMCQQHLKSEKPQTKLLILHQAVAVILSLEQQVRERNLNPKAACLKRREEEKVAGGSGDAHHGHTGGHPGLSDASNPMGHL; via the exons ATGTATTGCGCCTACCCTGTCCCTGGAATGGGCAGTAACTCTTTAATGTATTACTACAACGGGAAATCG GTGTATGCACCATCTCCAAATTCAGAAGACTACAACAGAGATTCACCGTCTTATTCTTCTCCTAAACCCTCCGGCAGTATGTTCGCAAGCACTTTCTTCG atGGTACCCACAGTTCATCTGACCCGTGGAACTCGCCCAATGGGATCAGCCAGTCTGGTTATGGGGGAATGCTCGCAGGATCTTCATCTCACATGCCACAGTCAGGAAACTTCACCAGCCTGCACTCACACGACCGTTTG AATTACCCCACACACTCGGTCTCTCCAGAAATCAACTCCAGTCTTCCTCCCATGTCCAGCTTCCATCGGAGCAACACCAGCACTTCACCATTCGTCAACGCAGCGCACAGCGCATCCGTCAACACAGCCGATGGGGTCATGG CTGCTGCAAATCGAGGGAACGCCACTGGAAGCTCACAGACTGGAGACGCACTGGGCAAGGCTTTAGCCTCG ATTTACTCACCCGACCACACTAGCAGTAGTTTCCCCTCCAACCCGTCAACACCAGTGGGTTCTCCTTCACCTCTGACAGCCACAGCAGGAGCTGCCTCAGCTGGCAGCGTGGTGACTGCAGCCGGCACCCCCTCTGGAAGGCCAG GTAACCACCAGTGGCCCCGTGGTAGCGGACAGACCCCCTCCTCTCCGAATTATGAGAACTCCCTTCACTCATTG TCTCGAATGGAGGACCGTCTGGACAGATTGGATGATGCAATCCTTGTTCTGAGGAACCATGCAGTGGGCTCCACTACCAGTCTGCCCAGCGACATACACAGTCTGCTGGGACAGGCGCAAAATGGGCCAATGGCAGCCATTGGAGCTAACTTCCCCGCCTCGGCATTGGTTCCAAGTCGGACAGCAGCGATG GGTGGTGCCCACGCTGACGATGCTGCCAGCCTGAACAACAGCCATGGAGGCCTGCCCAGTGCCGGCTCCACGTCCAGCGCAGAACTCAACCACCAATTGGAAACATTCAGAG CAGGTCTTGCTTCAGCCCTGGCTGGCCAGCTGCCCGCCGGCCTGGAGCTGAAGATGGAGAAACATGACAAGGACGACATGCACGACAGCTTCTCCGCAGACGACAAGTCGGATGACGAGAGCGATAGAAGAGATATGAATACCCCCAGATCAGGCACACGCACGAG TATCAATGAAGATGAGGGGCTGAATCCGGAGCAGAAGGCAGAACGTGAGCGTGAGAGAAGGATGGCTAACAACGCCCGTGAACGGCTGAGGGTGCGAGACATCAACGGGGCCTTCAAGGAGCTGGGGCGCATGTGCCAACAGCACCTGAAGAGCGAGAAGCCCCAAACTAAACTGCTCATCCTCCATCAGGCTGTGGCTGTCATACTCAGCTTGGAGCAGCAAGTCAGGG AGCGGAATCTGAACCCCAAAGCAGCCTGCCTtaagagaagggaggaggagaaggttgCTGGGGGCTCCGGTGACGCCCATCACGGCCACACAGGAGGTCATCCAGGCCTGAGTGACGCATCCAACCCCATGGGCCACCTCTGA